TGCCTGATTAGCAACTGTGATTAGAACATCTATCTCTGTTTTGGTAAATTTATGCGGGGATGAAGTATAGTTATTAATTACCCCAATTACTTTACCCTTGACAGCTAATGGAACGCATAAAAGTGAATATAATCCTTCTTTTTTAGCTATATTTTTATACCTATACTCCTTTTCCTTATTTACATTAAAGACCACCTGGGATTTATTCTCTTTAGCAGCTTTTCCGGCAATTCCTTCTCCTACTTTTAAGGGCGGTTTTTTGTTGTATGTTTCACTAACACTTTGCGTAGTCCTGATTACCAGATTATTTGTTTTCTCGTCAATTAACATTAAAGAACATATCTTTGACTTCAAAACCTGAGCTGCGACCGTTACTATCAAACGCAGAATATCTTCCAGA
The DNA window shown above is from Candidatus Omnitrophota bacterium and carries:
- a CDS encoding GAF and ANTAR domain-containing protein; this encodes MKKKAISSSRQIEALLSISKAITSDLYLEDILRLIVTVAAQVLKSKICSLMLIDEKTNNLVIRTTQSVSETYNKKPPLKVGEGIAGKAAKENKSQVVFNVNKEKEYRYKNIAKKEGLYSLLCVPLAVKGKVIGVINNYTSSPHKFTKTEIDVLITVANQAAIVIENASLLVQSKVVKEELEMRKLIERAKGLLMKEENLSEQEAFRKIQKTSMNLRKSMRDIAEAIILSSEVKK